The following nucleotide sequence is from Labeo rohita strain BAU-BD-2019 unplaced genomic scaffold, IGBB_LRoh.1.0 scaffold_132, whole genome shotgun sequence.
gttaaaaattaaatctgcccgaaaacagggaaaaagtatttacaaaacgtatatatattgttcattatagaagatacaattatattactttcgaataaattatactgtgaagttttctgaaaaaataaagtttgttaaaatacattctaacactgaatgtttgctccttttttttctacgtgcattattaaaatttcttcagagttaccatgaacatttcaataaattctttttctgaacaatcatgtctctatctgtgttcacgatgttttagtgtagaatttgtacagaaaatgaaaggcagtctgtcacaatgcattatatagcatatatatcgttgcttcttgtcatttctgatgtgtcctttcataataataataatgataaaaggcaaaatgttttttatcatttatcaaaaaaaaaagtctttagagttaacaggaaaattgtagaatttgagagaaaatgaaaagcaaatcttggtaacactttacaatatgtgtacaaaaatatgcattaattcatgcttaattaatgcacatATAATCACGAgtaaatgtataattcatgatgaactaaagcatttattaatgattactacatcagcaacAATTGAACCTTCTGTCATGATCGGGGCTGTGGGTCTTCCCTCAGCCTCTCGAGGTCGCTGTTCcccttgcactgcactcccctgattgttcacgtctgtcttgtcatttgcactgattacgctcacagctgttcacactctggactattgtataagaactctcacttctcactcctgttcaggtctgcattgtcttttgTCCTCGTGTGTGTTCGGTTCGGTTTTGATTTTTGATCCTTGTTTCCAGTTTGTGTTGTGCAGTGTTGGCCTTCTGGTTTacgttcttttgtgttttgtttcattaaaattttcCTTTCCTGCATTTGGACCCTGACCTCTTTTCCCCGTACACCAAACGTGACAGAATGCAGACCTCCAAGATGGGTCCAGCGGGGAGGATTTTTTTCGGGGAGGCGAAGCTTCCCCGTTTGGCGACGGCGGACGCGCGTTTGGGGGCGGCGACCACCCGCTCTTTTCCCGACACGGCGGGAATGTCCTTTGAGGCGGCGTCGGCCGCCCGTTTCGAGCTCATCTACGCCTGTCTGGCGGGGATGGACGCCTGTAGGGCCGAGGTTGCGCAGATGCGGCCCTGCTTTCTGGCGGGGGCGGAGACGCTCTTCCTCGGGCaggcggcggcgaccgctatctctgttcctgacgcggcggcgaccgctatctccggtccggatgcggcggcgaccgctatctccgttcctgacgcagAGGCGGCTGCGCTCGCTGTTCCTGACGTGGCCCTCACCGTgccttctgttccggacgcggcggtgaccgcgctctctgttccggacgcggcggtgaccgctctctctgttccggacgcggcggcgaccgctctctctgttccggacgcggcggtgaccgctctctctgttcctgacgcggcggtgaccgcgctctctgttccggacgcggcggcgaccgctatctctgttccggacgcggcggcgaccgctatctctgttcctgatgcggcggcgaccgctatctctgtttctgacgcggcggcgaccgctatctccgttccggatgcggcggcgaccgctatctccgttcctgacacGGAGGCGGCTGCGCTCGCTGTTCCTGACGTGGCCCTCACCGTgccttctgttccggacgcggcggtgaccgctctctctgttctggacgcggcggcgaccgctatctctgttcctgatgcggcggcgaccgctatctctgtttctgacgcggcggcgaccgctctctctgttctggacgcggcggcgaccgctatctctgttcctgatgcggcggcgaccgctatctctgtttctgacgcggcggtgaccgctctctctgttctggacgcggcggcgaccgctatctctgttcctgatgcggcggcgaccgctatctctgtttctgacgcggcggcgaccgctatctctgtttctgacgcggcggtgaccgctctctctgttctggacgcggcggcgaccgctatctctgttcctgatgcggcggcgaccgctatctccgttcctgacacGGAGGCGGCTGCGCTCGCTGTTCCTGACGTGGCCCTCACCGTGCCTTCTGTtcctgatgcggcggcgaccgctatctctgtttctgacgcggcggcgaccgctatctccgttccggatgcggcggcgaccgctatctccgttcctgacacGGAGGCGGCTGCGCTCGCTGTTCCTGACGTGGCCCTCACCGTgccttctgttccggacgcggcggtgaccgctctctctgttcctgacgcggcggtgaccgcgctctctgttccggacgcggccctcaccgtgccttctgttccggacgcggcggtgactgCGCTGCACGGGCCTGGCCCGCCGTCCCTCCCCCTGAGTTGCCTTCCTCCGTACCTCCTCCCTCCAGACTTTGGGAACGTCTGGAAGCCGTTCCGTAGGGAGGGGGTACTGTCATGATCGGGGCTGTGGGTCTTCCCTCAGCCTCTCGAGGTCGCTGTTCcccttgcactgcactcccctgattgttcacgtctgtcttgtcatttgcactgattacgctcacagctgttcacactctggactattgtataagaactctcacttctcactcctgttcaggtctgcattgtcttttgTCCTCGTGTGTGTTCGGTTCGGTTTTGATTTTTGATCCTTGTTTCCAGTTTGTGTTGTGCAGTGTTGGCCTTCTGGTTTacgttcttttgtgttttgtttcattaaaattttcCTTTCCTGCATTTGGACCCTGACCTCTTTTCCCCGTACACCAAACGTGACAccttctatatgattcatagattaagaaatcattaaattgttattagttaaatgtgtcataatgtattaatttcctttatcacttattttattaactaatcatgtaaattcatatgctaattaccacagtggtcaaagctatgtacttcaacttccagttgtctgctttaaatactcattagTTAATGACTTGCAAATGTATCAATatgttgtgactttacttgttgaggcacatgactaactaactaattgtAAATCCAAAACCACAATGACATTACTTCACCATTAGTTAGTTAGCTTTAGTTCATCATGAATTACACATTAACtcgtgattatctgtgcattaattaagcatgaattaatgcatatttttgtacaCATATTGGAAAGTGTTACCAAGATTTGCTTTTCATTTTGTCAAATTCTACAATTTTCCTGTTAACTCTAAAGActttttttggataaataataaaagacattttgccttttatcgttattattattatgaaaggacacatcagaaatgacaagaagcaacaatatatatgttatataatgcattgtgacagaCTGCCATTCATTTTCTATACAAATTCTACACTAAAACATCGTGAACACAGAGACATGATTGTTTagaaaaagaatttattgaaatgttcatggtaactctgaagaaattttaataatgcatgtagaaaaaaaggagcaaacattcagtgttagaatgtattttaacaaactttattttttcagaaaacttaacagtataatgtatttgaatgtaatataagtgtatcttctataatgtacaatataaatacgttttgtaaatactttttccctgttttcgggcaaattaaatttttaaccgctgaaatacagatgttcgtcagctttttggccgcttcgtgtctccgtaccgtaattccactaatagacgTGCAGCGGTATCCAGATGACGGCTCACTTGACCGCGGTGATTTAGGAGAACGTTACAAAGGGGAAATGCAGCAGTTACAACATTCACAGTCAAACAACTCAGATACAGGAAGAGAAACTTAAGACAATGGCCGCATACGCAAAGACGAGTATATTGTACATTTCAGggttttggctcattttaggtGAGACTATTTAATATTGTCCTGTATTTGTTTGTGCTGGATCCTgctaaacattttgaaatgacaCATGTTGTGCTGTTCACGttgtttgtaatgtgttttttatgaaGACTAAACACATTAAGAAGTGATTTGTTATTGTTGGACATGATTACAGTTTGTGTGGTGTTTGTTTAGGTGTTGAATGCTACAGTGGAGAGtcaaacaatataatatttgttCAGACTGGAGGATCTGTCACCATCCCATGTCATTATGAcaagaaacacacacagcagAAGAAATACTGGTACTCAGAAATTGATCAAtctaaaacatacacaaacacaacagaacAGAATCTGTCAGTAATTGATCATCCTGATCAGAGTCTCTTTACTGTGACTATGAGAAAcctgcagaacaaacacaaTGGAACTTATTTATGTGTTGTGGAGACTGGAGAACAACCACCGATAACTGTCACATATGAGCCTCATCTCTACATTCAGTCTGGTAAGAGATTTTGTAatgatttgatttcattttaatgtcaaattaatgtaaatgtatttcgTCATCTCAAATGAccgatgtgtgtgtgtgtgtgtgtgtgtgtgtgtgttcagttcCTGATGTGTCTGTGGTGAACAGCAGTGTATCTGGACATGAAGGTGGTGATATCAGTGTTCAGTGTCTCTACAGTTCTGGATATAAGAATGAAGTCAAGCAGTGGTGCAGATATAAAGATCAGAGCTGTTACACAGTGGGGAGGACTGACACATCCCAGAATTCATCAGTCCAGATCAGTGATGATGGGAGAAGATCCTTCACTGTGCTGATGACTGGACTGAGACTGACTGATTCTGGCTGGTACTGGTGCTCTGTAGGAGATTCACTGAATCCTGTTCAACTCACTGTAACCCAGGAAGAACCTGGTAAAGCTCAATCAATAATCTAATAAACTTAATATAAAAGCTTTGCTTAGATAGCAAAACAAGACCATATGAGCTTGTTCTTTTTCTGCTTTTGACAGAAATTATGATCTCACAAACTCACTGTGGagaacatgttattttaattatcaagATGCTCTATTGCtgcataatacatttattcGAGTCTTTGTGTCTACAAAATGTGTGAAATTTTTATGTGGGTTAAATGTGTCCAAATGTACATGATGTGACATAGAAATATATTTGGTTCTCATATTTCCTGTTGATAAttgttgctttttatttcatctttCAGATCGTATGTGGAACTTTTGTCTGCCAAAGAAGTAGAGGAATTTTCTTTATGTCAACCTGAAGgattataaatgttttgataaaaaaatatattttgtatttgcttATTGCTTATTCAACAAACTATACTTATAGGATCTATATGAAAACTATTAAATGTCTGAGTTTGCTAAATGACTAACACCTATAATCtgttttttcttcaaatgtCACTGTTTAATCCAAATCGCAGATTTTTCTAATTcctattaaattattttcttgtgTTTGAGTTTTTTGTCATGGTCATTAGATCCTATTCTGCTGAATTTGTCAATCTTCATGCACTGTTTTACTAAATCAAACATAAAGGAgctttatactgtatttaacCACTATGTTGCACGGGAGCTCCGCATCTCAGACCAAAACAAACGTGATCTTCAGCCACACCTTCTTCCTCCATTACTGGCTTTAAACTTAGCCAAAAGCCTGAAGATAGAAGTAGCCtacaacacattttaggcttagtttaaattcagacacatcaaaaGGTAagacagcaaaagaaaaacatagGATATCTCAAAGAGACAGCCTACACATAAGAGTTgtttcactggaaaaaaaaaaaaaaaaagactaaatagtcaaaatatttgtcttgtttctaaaaaatatcttaaattcttaaattaagatgcatttactagataagataaaattagatatttagtcttgtttccaggggtaaaaaaataaattaagttaattttgCTCAAAATAAGTATAATTATCTGCCAGAGGGGTAAGTAAAATTGTTTTAGGAATATTTTACTTACCCCACTGTTTTGATAGTTTTACTTGTTTCCAGGGGGGAAAActaaattaagttaatttagcttaaaaacaagactaaatagctaatgttttgatttttaatttttagatattttgactagaaacaaggcacaaatactaagtaagataggccttttttgcagtgtgtCACTGAGATGATGCCATGTCAAAAGGTACATTCTGTAACCTATTTACCCTTAAAGGGTGCATATTAGTAAGTTACATACATATTAGGCCTGCTAACTAAATGGTACAAGTACCATTTTAATAGAATCCTGTATATGAGGGGAAAAGGTAAATACAGCAGCTACTACAGACTGgccagtttaaaatattattttctaaaataagtaaataaaaaatataaactcaacatgaatgagtgaatgtatTAATGCCTACTGGGGATGTGAGTGTTAAAACTGGACAGTGTAGCAATAAAAACACTGCCCGATCTGATGAAACTCCTTTTCTTTTAGATCAGGTTGACGGTTGGTGCATGTGCATCATTTACCGGGGACACAGATGACAGCAGGATGCATGATGGGAAAAAGTCAGACTGGCACAGGCAGTGTTATGCACTGGGCAATGTAGCCTCTTTCAGCAGAATAATGAacctttgtaaaaaaaataaataataataattcataaatgttttgtaactacatatgaaataaaacacaactaAACTTACTTTGTTaggttttgcttttttctgCAGGCACTGTCAGTGACAAAGTGTTAGTGTCTgttaaaatctgtaaaattggCTTTCCTTTCATAATCATCATTGTGGAATTATTCtatatttgtcttattttatttatttcatgattAACAGTCATTTCCTTGTTGCTCTGGTGATATTCCTCCCtttctcatctttttttttttctcgtaaatattaattacaaaacaaaagacaCAGAGGAACCACAGAAGTACTACATgtgtattgtttaaaataaaaataattaaggcTTAAcccaattctaaaaacttctgGTTGAAATACATGAACAGAAGAGCGTTTCACACTTGGAATATTCAATCATGAGTCATTAAACACTAGATAAACTGAGGTTATCTTGTTTCACATTTCACACTGCTCATAATTTAGTTGTGATTAATCCTGGGTATTCATAAACTGATATTTTACACTGTATGCATGCAACCTATTTACATAATGACTCTAGCATTGCACATTCTTGGAcatttttcctttcaaacatTGAAACCACTGTTTAGTAAATGCGCTATTTAATTTAGGATAAAAACAGTGCTAAACATGCTTCTAAATGTGAAATGTACATCTCCCATGGTTAAAAGCGGGGTTTAGCCTATAACAACGATAAAACTGCCTTTAACACTATGAAAAGCTCTAGagtttatatgaataaatatgtgaAGCAGAAAGTGTCTGACTTAACATCTCCACTTTCAATTCAGCTGCCCATCTCTTGACAATTTTTTagagaaattcaaacaataaattttttttttttttgtggctctTTGATGTGTCATGACAAATCACCTCAGTAGAAGCAGTTTgtgaaccgatcatctcttcctctttactagttacatgaaagaacatcagaaggtatcttgttttaACCATGGAAATACACAACATTTTACACGTTCAAGTCCACCAACATTAATCTACtcttctgtctgtttttttgttggacaaaaatggcagatttggcgttatgattggtcagatcacctgtcagtcTAACTCACTTGGCAACACCCCTTAATGttctgtattttaaagatttaaaaatattttaaagtgcccCCCGTGGTGAGGAAGAGAACAACACCTCACCTTTCACAGTCCTATAACAGGCTGGTGACTGTTATAACGTAATGCATGATGGGATATACTTCTGTGCTTCTGTGCGCTAAGGGCCCTGAGCTTTGGCATTTTTCAGACTTAGGGCAGCCTTGTGCACTTCCTGTTTTGTTCACACACTCTCAAGTGACCACAAGACCACAAGAGTAGTTCTTAAAAAGTTTCTTGTTGGCCTGTTTAGTCGATTAATAGATCGACTAAACAGTTTCAGTAAACTTTcagtttttatgcatgtttaaacTTTTGGTtgcattttcacagttttaacCAGAATGTGTCAATGAAACAGTGGATCATTTTGCAGAGCAGTTGGTTCGGAGTCTAATGACTCTTGCTCATATGACCAAGTTTCATAGCTTTAACATATAGCCAACAACATACTGTACAGATAAAACAGATATTCATTTGAAttcaatatttcaaatatatttttacatatcaAAATCAGCATTATGTATAACACATACAAAATGCAATTAGAATTAGTCTAATTGAGAAATATGATTTCTCAAAAAGTGATCACACATCTTTATCTCAATGATTATGACTGATAAAATTTACTGTGTTGCAATTGCCCCTTTAGATCCCCCTCCTGAAACACTGTAAACAGAAATGTGACTGTGACCAGCTTAAACTGTGCTTGACTGTGATTTTGCTTAAAATCTAGAACAGGGGTTCTCATTTCTGGACCCTGTGGTCCACTTTCCTTTAGTTTAGCTCCAAACTCACCTGcttgtaactttctagtaaccctGAAGATCTTGATCAGTTTGTTAAGGTGTGTTTGGTTATgtttgagctaaactctgcaggaaagtggaacTCGAGAGCCAGAGCTGAGAATGTCTATGCTTGGCTTTTACCCAAATGGCGCAAGACGTTAGTAATATGTTAATAGTGCTATAATGAGGACAGGGGAAGTGCAGCAGTTACAACAACCACAGTCAAACAACTTAAGACAATTGCCGGATATGCAAAGATGAATATATACTACATTTCACTCGggttttggctcattttaggtGAGACTATTTAATATTgtcctgtgtttgtttgtgctgGATCCTGCCCCACATTTTGTGCTGTTcgtgttgtttttaatgtgttttatttgaaGACTAAACACATTAAGAAATGATTTGTTATTGTTGGACATGATTACAGTTTGTATGTTGTTTGTTTAGGTGTTGAATGCTACAGTGGAGGGTCAAACAATACAATAACTGTTCAGACTGGAGGATCTGTCACCATCCCATGTCATTACTACAAGAAATACACACAGCAGAAGAAATACTGGCACTCAGAAATTGAACAAtctaaaacatacacaaacacaacagtGGAGAATCTGTCAGTAATTGATCATCCTGATCAGAGTCTCTTTACTGTGACTATGAGAAACCTGCAGAACAAACAGACTGGACCTTATTATTGTACTGTGGAGACTGGAGAACAACCAGCGACAATCACATATGAGCCTCATCTCAAGATTCAATCTGGTAAGAGATTTTGTAatgatttgatttcattttaatgtcaaatatgtATTTCGTCATCTCAAAtgactgatgtgtgtgtgtgtgtgttcagatcCTGATGTGTCTGTGGTGAGCAGCAGTGTATCTGGACATGAAGGTGGTGATATCAGTGTTCAGTGTCTCTACAGTTCTGGATATCAGAATAAAGTCAAACGGTGGTGCAGATATAAAGATCAGAGCTGTTACACAGTGGGGAGGACTGACACATCCCAGAATACATCAGTCCAGATCAGTGAAGATGATGAGAGAAGATCCTTCACTGTACTGATGACTGGACTGAGACTGACTGATTCTGGCTGGTACTTCTGCTCTGCTGGAGAGGCACTGAATCCTGTTCATCTCACTGTAACCGAGGCAAAAACAGACACAGTGAAAGTCACGTCAGTATTCACACTGGCATTTCTCAGAATCGTCTTCCTAGAACTATTCTGTATTTGTCTGCATTTCTTCATCATTCACTATTTCCTCGAATTTCTTTTGCCTTTTACTCTAACAATAATTTCCTCATAGCCTTTGTGATTTTCTTAtctgtttctgttgtttttttgttttttttttatctttgcaGAAGTGCAACAGGACATCgtgagaataataataatacatctgATGTCATTGACAAACCACAAAAGTACTACACTTGTATTGTGTcagtaccatagtactgagactgctcttattagagttacaaatgatctactcttgtcatccgatcgtggttgtatctctctgttagtgctactggatcttagtgctgcatttgatactgttgaccacaacattctcttgaatagacttgagaattatgttggcattagtggtagtgcattgccatggttcaaatcgtatctatctgaccgccatcagttcgtggcagtaaatgatgaggtatcatatcgatctcaagtgcagtatggagtaccacaaggctcagtactagggccgttactctttacgctttacatgttacccttgggtgatatcatcaggaaatatggtgttagctttcactgctatgctgatgatacccagctctatatttcttcgcggcccggcgaaacgtactgatttgaaaaactaatggattgtgtagttNNNNNNNNNNNNNNNNNNNNNNNNNNNNNNNNNNNNNNNNNNNNNNNNNNNNNNNNNNNNNNNNNNNNNNNNNNNNNNNNNNNNNNNNNNNNNNNNNNNNNNNNNNNNNNNNNNNNNNNNNNNNNNNNNNNNNNNNNNNNNNNNNNNNNNNNNNNNNNNNNNNNNNNNNNNNNNNNNNNNNNNNNNNNNNNNNNNNNNNNNNNNNNNNNNNNNNNNNNNNNNNNNNNNNNNNNNNNNNNNNNNNNNNNNNNNNNNNNNNNNNNNNNNNNNNNNNNNNNNNNNNNNNNNNNNNNNNNNNNNNNNNNNNNNNNNNNNNNNNNNNNNNNNNNNNNNNNNNNNNNNNNNNNNNNNNNNNNNNNNNNNNNNNNNNNNNNNNNNNNNNNNNNNNNNNNNNNNNNNNNNNNNNNNNNNNNNNNNNNNNNNNNNNNNNNNNNNNNNNNNNNNNNNNNNNNNNNNNNNNNNNNNNNNNNNNNNNNNNNNNNNNNNNNNNNNNNNNNNNNCTTTTAAAGTACTTGTATGTTACCATTTAGGCAGTAATATGCATGTTCAAGTACTAATGAACCCTTTAGGGGTAAAAAGGTCACAAGATGTACCTTTTGGGCTGTACCTTAGGCTGTCTctgagatataaaaaaaatctatatattttacaaatcctatatttttttctgctatCTGGAGTTTTGATATgtctgaatttaaattaatatctgTTTTACTTTTACCTGTAT
It contains:
- the LOC127158058 gene encoding polymeric immunoglobulin receptor isoform X1, coding for MNIYYISLGFWLILGVECYSGGSNNTITVQTGGSVTIPCHYYKKYTQQKKYWHSEIEQSKTYTNTTVENLSVIDHPDQSLFTVTMRNLQNKQTGPYYCTVETGEQPATITYEPHLKIQSDPDVSVVSSSVSGHEGGDISVQCLYSSGYQNKVKRWCRYKDQSCYTVGRTDTSQNTSVQISEDDERRSFTVLMTGLRLTDSGWYFCSAGEALNPVHLTVTEAKTDTVKVTSATGHRENNNNTSDVIDKPQKNNKLLTVWLPVSAVLLLLLILVGVFTWRWRQRPKQDKPQIRERNGSTTDIIYSKPEDPVIYSTINDENPNDPSKDITTYSTIDHVPGSEANPPAGGTIYSTVAPH